One stretch of Gavia stellata isolate bGavSte3 chromosome 25, bGavSte3.hap2, whole genome shotgun sequence DNA includes these proteins:
- the SH2B2 gene encoding SH2B adapter protein 2, which translates to MNGDALCQEPSSPLPDWREFCELHAQAAAVDFAQKFCQFLKENPHYDTPGAETSFSHHFAANFLDIFSLEVSRVFVSDSPTKYNIVPFVGLQNCHVPYGREVTPRKEETSTESLDSMDTPLGAGRYLSPSQQAQARKVSSYGQSRSSEDVSIHSAAKPKFKKGFSLRNMSLCVVDGMKEMWHRKSSPEPGTEAAPAGRRAEREPCPAGGKEPGDPREKWTHKLRLSKVPSSKVELVDIQREGTLRYMVADDTNCVGSSQWQKCRLLLRKAVKVEGERFLLEFYVPPKASKPKVSIPLSAIIEVRTTMPLEMPDKDNTFVLKVENGAEYILETIDSLQKHSWVADIQDCIDPGDSGDDIELASCAQGACLPGRVSSCSCEFLADDVPRPPDRCALPGAQSTTMATAIPAPHSRGRDSLGELLTHVPLESFLQTLESSPPAGHLSGEDSEAEAEINLSDFPWFHGTLSRIKAAQLVLFGGARSHGLFVIRQSETRPGEYVLTFNFQGKAKHLRLSLNESGQCHVQHLWFQTIFDMLRHFHTHPIPLESGGAADITLRSYVVAQSPLPDAGPPPALVSQPPGCRVDLPPPHYFCSTAPAGPPAPPPAEGVAMGPAVTNPAPYHRLEGALGPRSRSDSTEHRPEPPAASAEDYHEADGARSRTRAVENQYSFY; encoded by the exons ATGAACGGCGATGCCCTGTGCCAGGAGccctcctccccgctccccgaCTGGAGGGAGTTCTGCGAGCTGCACGCCCAGGCAGCTGCCGTCGACTTCGCCCAGAAGTTCTGCCAGTTCCTGAAGGAGAACCCCCACTACGACACCCCCGGGGCAGAGACCTCCTTCTCCCACCATTTCGCCGCCAATTTCCTGGACATCTTCAGCCTGGAGGTCAGCCGGGTGTTCGTGTCCGACTCCCCCACCAAGTACAACATTGTGCCCTTCGTGGGGCTGCAGAACTGCCACGTCCCCTACGGGCGTGAGGTCACCCCGAGGAAGGAGGAGACGTCCACCGAGTCTCTGGACAGCATGGACACCCCGTTGGGTGCCGGACGGTACCTGAGCCCATCGCAGCAGGCGCAGGCACGCAAGGTGTCCTCCTACGGCCAGTCCCGCAGCTCGGAGGACGTCTCCATCCACTCTGCCGCCAAGCCCAAGTTCAAGAAAGGCTTCTCCTTGAGGAACATGAGCTTGTGTGTGGTGGACGGTATGAAGGAGATGTGGCATCGCAAGTCCTCTCCGGAGCCGGGCACCGAGGCTGCCCCGGCTGGCCGGAGAGCCGAGAGGGAGCCGTGCCCGGCGGGGGGCAAGGAGCCCGGCGACCCGCGGGAGAAATGGACCCACAAGCTGCGCCTGTCCAAGGTGCCCTCCTCCAAGGTGGAGCTGGTGGACATCCAGAGGGAGGGGACGCTGCGCTACATGGTGGCCGACGACACGAACTGTGTGGGGAGCTCGCAGTGGCAGAAGTGCCGCCTCCTGCTCCGGAAAGCAGTGaaggtggaaggagagaggtTCCTCCTCGAGTTTTATGTCCCGCCAAAG gcTTCCAAACCCAAGGTGAGCATCCCGCTGTCGGCCATCATCGAGGTCCGCACCACCATGCCGTTGGAGATGCCCGACAAAGACAACACCTTCGTCCTAAAG GTGGAGAACGGGGCTGAATACATCCTGGAGACCATCGACTCCCTGCAGAAGCACTCCTGGGTGGCGGATATCCAGGACTGCATCGACCCCGG GGACAGCGGGGACGACATCGAGCTGGCGTCCTGTGCGCAGGGAGCCTGTCTGCCGGGCAGGgtgtcctcctgcagctgcgAGTTCCTGGCTGACG ATGTGCCCAGGCCACCAGACAGATGTGCCCTGCCCGGCGCTCAAAGCACCACCATGGCCACTGCCATCCCCGCACCCcacagccggggcagggactctCTGGGGGAGCTCCTCACCCACGTCCCGCTGGAGAGCTTCCTGCAGACGCTGGAGTCCTCCCCCCCCGCCGGGCATCTCTCAG GCGAGGACAGCGAGGCGGAGGCAGAGATCAACCTTTCCGATTTCCCCTGGTTCCATGGGACACTCTCGCGGATCAAGGCGGCTCAGCTAGTGCTCTTCGGGGGTGCCCGGAGCCATGGCTTATTCGTCATTCGGCAGAGTGAAACACGGCCGGGGGAGTATGTGCTGACCTTCAACTTCCAGGGGAAAGCAAAG CACCTCCGCCTGTCGCTGAATGAGAGCGGGCAGTGCCACGTGCAGCACCTCTGGTTCCAGACCATCTTCGACATGCTGCGCCACTTCCACACGCACCCCATCCCCCTCGAGTCGGGCGGCGCGGCCGACATCACCCTCCGCAGCTACGTCGTGGCCCAGAGCCCGCTGCCCG ACGCCGGCCCCCCGCCAGCCCTCGTGTCACAGCCGCCGGGCTGCCGGGTCGACCTGCCACCCCCGCACTacttctgcagcacagcaccCGCCGGCCCACCGGCCCCGCCACCTGCTGAGGGGGTGGCCATGGGCCCCGCTGTCACCAACCCTGCACCCTACCACCGTCTGGAGGGTGCCCTGGGCCCCCGGAGCCGCAGCGACAGCACTGAGCACCGGCCGGAGCCCCCCGCCGCCAGTGCCGAGGACTACCACGAGGCTGATGGTGCCCGGAGCCGGACCCGGGCGGTGGAAAACCAATACTCCTTCTACTGA